Below is a genomic region from Ketogulonicigenium vulgare WSH-001.
CCGCCGGCGGTGGCGTTCGTCAGCGCCCAATCTTGCGACAGCACCTGATCCAATGTGGCGCGCTGACCCAATGGATGCCCCGCGCGGCCCAGCACGCGATGCGCGACATCGAACCATGGCTCGACCACCACATTCGCGGCCGCATGCACGCCTTGCAACAGCACAACCGCGAAATCGACGCGACCGTCCGCCACCGCGGCCAGCGATGTGCGGGTAAAAGCTGGTTCTACGCGCAGGCTGATATTTGGAAACTGCCTATTAAATGTGCGGTATGCCTTAGAAAGTATCAACTGCCCCAGAACCGGTGACAGCGCGACCGACACGCGGCCCCGTTCTTGCCCGGCCATTTGGCGCATCTCCATCTCGGCATATTCCAACTCGCGGAACACAACGCGGCTGCGCAGCAACAGGCGCGATCCGGCCTCGGTCAAGATCGCGCCTGCATTGCCACGATCTAGCAATTTCAAGCCTGTAGCCCCCTCCAACTCGCGCAGGGCCTTGGTCAACGCTGGCTGGCTCAGGTGCATTTCACGGGCCGCTGCGCGGATGCCGCCAAGGCGCGCCACCGCATCCAACGCGCGCAGTTGATGAAGCTTCATGAAAACCTCTGGTTATCGGGATAGCTGCCTATTGTCTTGCCGCAATTTTTTACGGTGTCTACCCAAATTCTTCAGATGCAAGACCAGAAGGAGCACCACATGGACAACGGCCAACAACGTTTCGCACCTTATGCTACGGCAATGGTGCCGGTGCGCCAGCAGATTCACGCGAATCCTGAACTTGCGTTCGAGGAATTCGAGACCGCCGCCCTTGTGGCCAAGATGCTGGGCGAATGGGGTTACGAGGTGACAACCGGCATTGGTGGCACAGGTGTTGTTGGCACCTTGCGCGCGGGCAGCGGCAATACGGCAATCGGCCTGCGCGCTGATATGGATGCGCTGCCGATCGTTGAAGCGACCGGCCTGCCCTATGCCAGCCAAGTGCCCGGCAAGATGCATGCCTGCGGCCATGATGGCCACACCGCGATGCTGCTGGGCGCTGCGAAATATCTGGCCGAGACGCGCAACTTCTCGGGCGTCGTGAACCTGATCTTCCAACCGGCCGAGGAAGGCAAAGCAGGCGCGAAAGCGATGATCGAGGATGGCTTGTTCGAGCGCTTCCCCTGCGAGGCCGTCTACGGCATCCACAACGGCCCCGGCACGCCGGTTGGCGAGCTGACCTTTGCCCCCGGCCCGTTTGCCGCCGCAAACGACCGTCTGGATGTGGTGATCGAAGGCAAAGGCGGCCATGCGGCCCAGCCCGACACCACCTTTGACCCGATTGTCGCGGGCAGCGCGGTCGTGCAGGCGCTGCAATCGGTCGTCTCCCGCAACGTCCATCCGCTGGATTCGGCGGTCGTCTCAGTTGCCATGTTCCGCGCGGGCGAGACGTTCAACGTCATTCCCCAAAAGGCCGAGATGAAACTGTCGCTGCGCACCCACACCCCCGCCGTGCGCGCGCTGGTGAATGCCCGCGTGCGCAAGCTGATCACCGATGTCGCGGATGCTTATAACTGCACCGCCACCGTCATCGCCGCGCCGAACCCCTATCCGCCGCTGATCAACGACGCCGAGGCGACCGAGCACGGCCGCACCGCCGCTGTCGCAGCATTGGGCGAGGCGAACGTCAAGCGCGCCGCCCGTCCGATGATGGGTTCGGAAGATTTCTCGTTCATGCTGGAAAAGAACAAGGGCGCCTATTTCTTCATGGGCAACGGCACCGAAGGCCCCAACGGCATCGCCGTTCACAACCCCGGCTATGACTTTAACGATGCAGCGCTGCTGCCCGGTATCGCCTTTTGGGCGACGCTGGTCGAGCAAGAGCTGAAAGCCTGAAAAACCATAACAAACGACCAACATCGAGGTTCCAATGACACAAACAAGACGTGACTTCCTGCGCAGCTCTGCGCTTTTGTCGGCCGCTTTTGCAATGCCGTGGCAGGCTGCTATGGCTCAGACCGGCACCCGCGCCCCCGTGTTCAAATGGGTACCGCATGCCGATCTGTCGGTCGTCGATCCGATGTATTCGACCGCGCTGATCACGCAGCTTTACTCGCTGCTGACCTTTGACACGCTGTTTGGTCTGGACGAGAACTACGAGGCGCAGCCGCAGATGGCTGAAAGCCATAGCGTCGAGAACGACGGGCTGCAGCACACGATCACGCTGCGCGACGGGCTAAAGTTCCACAACGGCGATGCGGTGACGGCGGCGGATTGCGTGGCCTCGATCGAGCGCTGGTTCGTGCGCGGTGGCACGGCGACCTCGCTGGCGGCAGCTGTCGATAGCGTGACGGTCGTGGATGACAAGACCTTTGTCTTCGCGCTGAACACGCCGTTCCCGCTGCTGCCCGCGCTACTGGCCCGTCCGCAAAACGGCTGCACCATCATGCCCGCGTCCGAGGCCGCCTCTGCTGACCGCATTGATCGCCCGACCGGCAGCGGCCCCTATAAAATGGTCTGGGACGAATGGGTGCAGGGCGCCAAGGTCGTCTTTGCCCGCTTCGAGGATTACGTCCCGCGCGAAGGCGGCGAGGCCGTGTTCACCGCCGGCGCCAAGATCGCCATGGTCGACCGTATCGAATGGCTGGTCATCCCCGATGCCGCCACTGCGGTCGCGGCCTTGCAGGCCGGCGAGGTCGACGGGATCGAGGGCGTGTCGCTGGACTTTGCCCCGATCTTGCAAATGATGCCGGGCTTTACCCTCTATCGTAATGCCATGCCGCAAATGGGTGTGCTGCGTTTCAACCAACTGCATGCGCCGTTCAACGATATCCGTGTGCGCCAAGCGGTGCAGATGGCCGTCAGCCAGCAAGACTTCATGTATGCTTTGGCCGGTGCGGAAAACGCCGACTATCTGGATGTGCATACCGGTGCCTTTGTGCCCGGCACACCGATGGCCAGCGACCGTGGCATGGCGGCTTTGGACGGCCCCCGCGATCTGGAAGCCGCAAAAGCGCTGCTGCGCGAGGCCGGTGCCTATGGCGCGACGATCACACTGATCGATTCCGTCTCGATCGCCTCGCTGCATTCGATGGCGCTGATCGGTGCGGATCTGCTGCGCCGTCTGGACTTTGACGTCAAGGTCGAGACGCTGGACTGGGGTGCATCGCTGCAAAAACGCGAAGTGCGCGTCGCGCCGAGCGAAGGCGGCTGGAACGTGTTCTTCACCATCATCTCGGGCACCAACAACCTTGACCCGATCGGTCAGCTGGCCATCCGTGGTCGCGGTGAAGCAGGCTGGTTCGGCTGGCCGACATCCGAGCGGATCGAAGAGCTGTATGCCCAATGGATGGCCGCCGCGACGCAAGACGAGCGGATCGAGATTGCCGCTCAGATGCAGGAACAGATGTTCGTCGACGTGCCCTATATCCCGCTTGGTTGCATCTATGGCGTCACCGCCGTGACCGACAAATGGACCGGCGTGCAGACGAATATGCCGACCTTCTACACTTTGCGCGGCTAAACCGCCCTATCCGCTGGCCCGCAACGCAATGCGGGCCAGCATCACCCTTCTTTTTCGCAGGGCGAGATGACAAGCTATATCCTGAAACGACTGATATCGACCATTCCGGTCATGGCGCTGATCGCGATCTTTGCCTTTGCCGTGCTGCGTCTGGCGCCGGGTGATCCGGCGATCATGATCGCGGGCGACAATGCAACGCCCGATATGATCGCCGCAATCCGCAGTGACCTTGGCCTTGACCAGCCTTTCATTCCCCAGTTCGTCACCTGGGTGGGTGGCTTGCTGCGCGGTGATCTTGGCCTGTCGATGTATACACGCCAGCCCGTGGCCGAGATGATCTTCCAACGCCTTGCGCCCACCTTTTCGCTGATGCTGCTGACGCTGATCATTTCGGTGCTCTTTGGCATCGTACTGGGCGTGATTTCCGCCTGGCGCCAGAATAAGCTGACCGATCAGGCGATCATGGTCGTCATGGTGCTGCTGTTCTCGGTGCCGAACTTTGTGGTCGCCTATGTGCTGACATGGTTCATCAGCCTGAAACTGGGCTGGCTACCGGTGCAAGGCTATACGCCGCTGTCGGACGGCTTCTGGGCCTCGGTGCGCAGCCTGACGTTGCCTGCACTTGCGCTATCGTCGGTCTATATCGCGCTGATTGGTCGGATCACCCGCTCGTCCATCCTCGAGAACCTGCGCCTTGATTTCGTGCGCACCGCCCGCGCCAAGGGCGTGTCCGAGGGCGTAGTTCTGTTCCGCCACACGCTGAAAAACGCGGCTGTGCCGATCGTCACGATCATCGGCAGCGGTGTCGGCGTATTAATGAGCGGATCGGTCGTCACCGAGAACGTCTTTGCCATTCCGGGCCTTGGCCGCCTGACGGTCGATTCCGTCTTGCGCCATGATTACCCCGTTATTCAAGGTGTTATCCTGCTGTTCGGCGCACTTTATGTGCTGGTGAACCTTGCGGTTGATATCGCCTACACTTTCTTCGACCCAAGGATCAAATACTGATGGCCGGGTTTCTCTCTGTCTTTCGGGGTAATCTGACCCTGACAATCGGAACGATCATGCTGCTGCTGATCGTGCTGATGGCGATCTTCGCGCCTTTCCTTGGCACGGTTGATCCCTCATTGATCCGCGCGGAAATGCGCGGCGCGAACCCCTCGGCCGAACATTGGCTGGGCGGCGATATGCTGGGCCGCGATATCTATTCGCGGGCGATCTATGGCGCGCGTGTCTCGCTGATCGTCGGCTTTGGCGTGGCGTTTCTGTCGACCGTCGTCGGCGTCGCGCTGGGACTGATCGCGGGCTTTGTCCGCTGGGCTGATCCGCTGATCATGCGCGTGATGGACGGGTTGATGGCCATTCCGACCATTCTGATCGCCATCGCCATGATCGCGGTTGCGGGCGTCTCGCTAACCAATGTCATCATCTCGATCACGCTGGCCGAAGTGCCGCGCCTTGTCCGCCTTGTGCGCGCCTCGGTACTGTCGCTGCGTGAACAGCCCTATGTCGAGGTGGCCGCCGCATCGGGTGCCAGCAAGACGCGGATCATCTTCAAACACCTGCTGCCGAACGCCACCGCGCCGATCATCGTCACCGTGACCTATCAGATCGCGCTGGCGATCCTGTTCGAGGCGGGCCTGTCGTTCCTGGGTGTCGGCATCCCGCCGACCACGCCGACCTGGGGCAATATGATGTCCGAGGGGCGCGCCCTGTGGCTGGTGAAACCGCATCTGGTGATGATCCCCGCCGTATTCCTGAGTGTGACCATCCTTGCCATCAACCTGATCGGTGACGGCTTGCGCGACACATTCGATCCGCGCATGAAGAAGAGGGCCTGATATGACCACAACTTTCCCCCTTCTTCAGGTGCAGAACCTGACCGTCCGCTTTGACGGATCGCCCAGCCCCGCCGTACGCGACATTTCCCTGCATGTGGATGCGGGCGAGACGCTGGCCATCGTGGGTGAAAGCGGCTCGGGCAAATCGGTGACCTCGATGGCGGTCATGCGCCTGAATGATTTCGCCGGTGGCCATATTGAAAGCGGCACGATCAAACTGCGCCGCCGCGACGGATCGGTGCTGGATATCGATAGCGCCGAACAATCGGTGATGCGCAAAGTGCGCGGCCAAGATATCGCCATGATCTTTCAAGAGCCGATGACATCGCTGAACCCGGTGATGACCATTGGCGATCAATTGGTCGAGGCAATCCGCCTGCATCAGGACAAATCGGTGGCCGAGGCCCGCACCGAGGCCGCGCGCCTTTTGGATCTGGTGCGCATCCCCGGTGCGCGCGCGGCGCTGGCCCGTTATCCGCACGAGTTTTCGGGCGGGATGCGGCAGCGGGCGATGATCTCGATCGCGCTGTCCTGCCGCCCTAGCCTGCTGATCGCGGACGAGCCGACGACCGCGCTGGACGTGACCATTCAGGCGCAGATTCTGGGCCTGATGCGCGATCTGCAAAAGGAAATGGGCATGGGCATGATGTTCATCACCCATGACCTGGGCGTTGTGGCCGAGGTCGCCGACCGCGTCGTCGTGATGCGCCGCGGCGAGTTGGTCGAACAGGCCGGCATTGCCGAGTTGTTCGAGGCGCCAAAGGCCGACTACACCCGCCGCCTGCTGTCCGCCGTTCCGCGTCTTGGCGCAACGCGCGGCACCGACCTGCCGCTGCGCTTTGACCTGATCGAGGAAAAGGCCGACGCGCCAGTGGCCGAGGTCTCTGCGCCGCAGCACGAGGGCGCGCCGATCCTGTCCGCCCGCGAATTGGAGGTCCGCTTCCCGATCAAGGGGGGCCTGATGGGCCGCGTCCAGCGCGAGGTTCATGCGGTCGAAAAGGTCTCGTTCGATCTGTTCCCCGGCGAGACGCTGGCGCTGGTGGGCGAAAGCGGCTCGGGCAAGACGACAACCGGTCGCTCGCTTTTGTCGCTGGCGCCGCGCACGGGCGGCCAGATCCTGTTCGATGGCCAGGCGATCCTGCCGGGCAATACCGCTGGCATGGCCCTGCTGCAGCGCCATATCCAGTTCATCTTTCAGGACCCCTATGCCTCGCTGAACCCGCGGATGCGGATCGGCAAGTCGATCACCGAACCGATGGAAATCAACGGTTTGGCCAGTGGTGCCGAGGCCCGCAAACGCGCCGAGGCGCTGCTGGAACGCGTGGGCCTGCAAGCCGATATGTTCGACCGCTTTCCGCATCAATTCTCGGGCGGGCAGCGCCAGCGTATCTGTATCGCGCGGGCGCTTGCGGCCGAGCCAAAGATCATCATCGCGGATGAAAGCGTCTCGGCGCTGGATGTATCGGTACAGGCGCAGGTGGTGAACCTGCTGCTGGATCTGCAAAAGGAAACCGGCATTGCCATGCTGTTCATCAGCCATGACATGGCGGTGGTCGAACGGGTCAGCCACCGTGTTGCGGTGCTTTATCTGGGGCAGATCGTCGAAATCGGCACCCGCCGTCAGGTGTTCGAGAACCCGCAGCACCCCTATACCCGCCGCCTGCTGTCGGCCGTGCCGATTGCCGAGCCGGGCAAGCGCAAGCCGTTCAATCTGGACATGTCCGAACCCAAAGGCGCGATCCTGCCGGTTGGGGAAACGGTTCCAATGGCACCGTTGGTCGATATCGGCGATGGCCACCGTGTCGCCCGCCATGCGATTGGCGATTTCAAACCCGAGGATGCCGCCTGATGTATGATATCACCCTGCACGGCGGTCGCGTGATCGACCCTGAAACCGGCTTTGACGGCATCGCCGATGTCGGGATCACGGGCGATCGGATCGCCGCCATCGCCCCCGGCCTGCCGCCGGGGCGCGAGGCGGTGGACGCCAGTGGCTGTATCGTCGCCCCGGGCTTTATCGACATTCACGCCCATGGCCAGTCCCTCGCCGCAGACCGGATGCAGGCCTTTGATGGGGTGACAACTTCGCTGGAACTCGAGGTCGGCGTGCTGCCCGTGGCGCGTTGGTACGATGAACAGGCGCAGCGTCCCCGTGCGCTGAACTATGGCGCAGGCGCGGCATGGCTGCTGGCGCGTCAGGTCGTGCTGTCGGGCGCGACGCTGGAAGGCCCCAATATCATGGGCCGCAACCTGCCCAATGACCGCTGGCAACAAAGCACCGCCGAGGGGGATGAGGTCACCGCCATCGTTGACATGGTAGAGGCCGGTATCCATGAGGGCGCGCTGGGGATCGGCGTGCCAAACGGCTATGCCCCCGGCAGCGGCGTCAAGGAAATGGTCGCCCTGTGCGAAATGGCAGGCGCGCATGGCGCGCCGACCTTTACCCATGTCGCCTTTACCGCCGTCCACGACCCCCGCAGCGCGATCGAGGCCTATATCCGCATCATCGGCTATGCCGCCGCGACCGGCGCGCATATGCATATCTGCCACCTGAATTCGTCATCGGGCACAGATATCTTGCAAGCGGTCGAGATATTGAAGCGCGCCCAAGCGGCGGGCCTGCCCATCACGACCGAGGCCTATCCTTACGGGATTTCCTCGACCACCATCACCGCTGCATTCCTGACTGATCCGCAATATATGCGCCGTAATCCAAAAGGTTACAGCTCGATCATGAACCTGGAAGGCAAGCGTTTCGGCACGCAAGAGGCGCTGATCGCAGAGCGGCAACGCGACCCGCGCCAGTTCATCCTGACCGAATATCTGGATGTGGACGAGAACCCCGACCATTCCGCGATGATGGATGCTTCGGTGCTGTATCCGGGCGGGTTGATCGCCTCGGATGCGATGCCATGGATTGCGCCCGATGGCACATTCTATGACGGCGACGCTTGGCCTTTGCCGCGCGATCTGTCGGCGCATCCGCGCTCGTCCGGCACGTTCACGCGTTTCTTGCGCATCTGGGCGCGCGAGCGCGGCGCCGTCGATTGGCCCGAGGCGATTGCGAAATGCGCGCTATATCCCGCGCAACTGCTGGAAAAGATGACACCGGATGGCCATCTGAAAGGCCGTTTGCAGGTTGGAAAATGCGCCGATATCGTGGTCTTTGATCCCGCGACCATCACGGATGGTGCGACATTCACCGATATGACGCGGCCCGCGTCAGGCGTGAAAACGCTGCTGGTGAACGGCGTGTCGCTGATCCGCGATGGTGCGCTGGACGTGGATGCGGCGCCCGGCCGCCCCGTGCGCGGCAAGGTCAGCGCGTAATGGCCCCCACCCCCGTTATCGTCGTCACAGGATTTCTGGGGGCGGGCAAAACCACGCTGATCAACAGCCTGCTGCGCGGCGATCACGGCTTGCGCATCGCGGCGATCGTCAATGATTTCGGCGCGATCAATATTGACGCCGAAATCCTCGGCGATGCGGCGGACGAGGTGCTGGGCCTGAAAAACGGCTGTATCTGCTGTGCGTTGCAGGGTGATTTCCTGCGCGGGCTGCGTCTGATGCTGGCCCAAGACCCCGCACCCGATCTGATCATCGTCGAGGCCAGCGGCGTGGCCGAGCCGCAGGGCATTGTCGAGGTCGTGCAGGACCCGATGCTTTGGGGGGCGGTCTCGCTCGATCTGGTGCTGGGGGTGGTTGACGGCGCTGCGCCCGCGCAGATGCACGATCCGCTGTGGCAGGCGCAGGTGGCGCAATCCGATCTGCTGGTGGTGACCAAGGCCGATCTGGCCGTGGATGACATGCGCGAAAAGCTCGCGCTGATGGCGCGCCTGCCGGTCCTGGATGCACGCGACCCGCTGCCGTTCGACTTGCTGCTGGCGCAACCGCGCCGGGCAAAGGTGCCGCAACCCAAATCCGACCACGGCGCACGATTCACCGCCTTGGAATGGGCGGCCGAGCATCCGATTGATCGCGCCGCTTTCATGGAAATCCTGACCCGCACCGCACCGCAATTGCTGCGCGCCAAGGGCATCTTGCACTTTACCGACCGCCCCGACCGCGCGCTGTTGCTGCAACTGGCAGGGCCGCGCGCCAGCCTGACCCCGTTCAGCGCGCCCACCGCGGGTTGCCAGTTGGTGATGATCGGAGATGCGGACAGCTTTGATCGCGAAGCGGCAAAGGCGACACTTGATCGCGCGCTGCGTGGCACTTATAGTAAGTTGAT
It encodes:
- a CDS encoding LysR family transcriptional regulator encodes the protein MKLHQLRALDAVARLGGIRAAAREMHLSQPALTKALRELEGATGLKLLDRGNAGAILTEAGSRLLLRSRVVFRELEYAEMEMRQMAGQERGRVSVALSPVLGQLILSKAYRTFNRQFPNISLRVEPAFTRTSLAAVADGRVDFAVVLLQGVHAAANVVVEPWFDVAHRVLGRAGHPLGQRATLDQVLSQDWALTNATAGGQFDLLAKLCADNGHALPEVIHEAASTTLLVALVSGTELLTFAPMLNAATLNSGETQIIECEEVRGLTRKFGLLRRADSYLSPAANALKDEIMRLSLDHVSRMPPVP
- a CDS encoding M20 aminoacylase family protein; the encoded protein is MDNGQQRFAPYATAMVPVRQQIHANPELAFEEFETAALVAKMLGEWGYEVTTGIGGTGVVGTLRAGSGNTAIGLRADMDALPIVEATGLPYASQVPGKMHACGHDGHTAMLLGAAKYLAETRNFSGVVNLIFQPAEEGKAGAKAMIEDGLFERFPCEAVYGIHNGPGTPVGELTFAPGPFAAANDRLDVVIEGKGGHAAQPDTTFDPIVAGSAVVQALQSVVSRNVHPLDSAVVSVAMFRAGETFNVIPQKAEMKLSLRTHTPAVRALVNARVRKLITDVADAYNCTATVIAAPNPYPPLINDAEATEHGRTAAVAALGEANVKRAARPMMGSEDFSFMLEKNKGAYFFMGNGTEGPNGIAVHNPGYDFNDAALLPGIAFWATLVEQELKA
- a CDS encoding ABC transporter substrate-binding protein, which produces MTQTRRDFLRSSALLSAAFAMPWQAAMAQTGTRAPVFKWVPHADLSVVDPMYSTALITQLYSLLTFDTLFGLDENYEAQPQMAESHSVENDGLQHTITLRDGLKFHNGDAVTAADCVASIERWFVRGGTATSLAAAVDSVTVVDDKTFVFALNTPFPLLPALLARPQNGCTIMPASEAASADRIDRPTGSGPYKMVWDEWVQGAKVVFARFEDYVPREGGEAVFTAGAKIAMVDRIEWLVIPDAATAVAALQAGEVDGIEGVSLDFAPILQMMPGFTLYRNAMPQMGVLRFNQLHAPFNDIRVRQAVQMAVSQQDFMYALAGAENADYLDVHTGAFVPGTPMASDRGMAALDGPRDLEAAKALLREAGAYGATITLIDSVSIASLHSMALIGADLLRRLDFDVKVETLDWGASLQKREVRVAPSEGGWNVFFTIISGTNNLDPIGQLAIRGRGEAGWFGWPTSERIEELYAQWMAAATQDERIEIAAQMQEQMFVDVPYIPLGCIYGVTAVTDKWTGVQTNMPTFYTLRG
- a CDS encoding ABC transporter permease — translated: MTSYILKRLISTIPVMALIAIFAFAVLRLAPGDPAIMIAGDNATPDMIAAIRSDLGLDQPFIPQFVTWVGGLLRGDLGLSMYTRQPVAEMIFQRLAPTFSLMLLTLIISVLFGIVLGVISAWRQNKLTDQAIMVVMVLLFSVPNFVVAYVLTWFISLKLGWLPVQGYTPLSDGFWASVRSLTLPALALSSVYIALIGRITRSSILENLRLDFVRTARAKGVSEGVVLFRHTLKNAAVPIVTIIGSGVGVLMSGSVVTENVFAIPGLGRLTVDSVLRHDYPVIQGVILLFGALYVLVNLAVDIAYTFFDPRIKY
- a CDS encoding ABC transporter permease, giving the protein MAGFLSVFRGNLTLTIGTIMLLLIVLMAIFAPFLGTVDPSLIRAEMRGANPSAEHWLGGDMLGRDIYSRAIYGARVSLIVGFGVAFLSTVVGVALGLIAGFVRWADPLIMRVMDGLMAIPTILIAIAMIAVAGVSLTNVIISITLAEVPRLVRLVRASVLSLREQPYVEVAAASGASKTRIIFKHLLPNATAPIIVTVTYQIALAILFEAGLSFLGVGIPPTTPTWGNMMSEGRALWLVKPHLVMIPAVFLSVTILAINLIGDGLRDTFDPRMKKRA
- a CDS encoding ABC transporter ATP-binding protein codes for the protein MTTTFPLLQVQNLTVRFDGSPSPAVRDISLHVDAGETLAIVGESGSGKSVTSMAVMRLNDFAGGHIESGTIKLRRRDGSVLDIDSAEQSVMRKVRGQDIAMIFQEPMTSLNPVMTIGDQLVEAIRLHQDKSVAEARTEAARLLDLVRIPGARAALARYPHEFSGGMRQRAMISIALSCRPSLLIADEPTTALDVTIQAQILGLMRDLQKEMGMGMMFITHDLGVVAEVADRVVVMRRGELVEQAGIAELFEAPKADYTRRLLSAVPRLGATRGTDLPLRFDLIEEKADAPVAEVSAPQHEGAPILSARELEVRFPIKGGLMGRVQREVHAVEKVSFDLFPGETLALVGESGSGKTTTGRSLLSLAPRTGGQILFDGQAILPGNTAGMALLQRHIQFIFQDPYASLNPRMRIGKSITEPMEINGLASGAEARKRAEALLERVGLQADMFDRFPHQFSGGQRQRICIARALAAEPKIIIADESVSALDVSVQAQVVNLLLDLQKETGIAMLFISHDMAVVERVSHRVAVLYLGQIVEIGTRRQVFENPQHPYTRRLLSAVPIAEPGKRKPFNLDMSEPKGAILPVGETVPMAPLVDIGDGHRVARHAIGDFKPEDAA
- a CDS encoding amidohydrolase family protein, whose translation is MYDITLHGGRVIDPETGFDGIADVGITGDRIAAIAPGLPPGREAVDASGCIVAPGFIDIHAHGQSLAADRMQAFDGVTTSLELEVGVLPVARWYDEQAQRPRALNYGAGAAWLLARQVVLSGATLEGPNIMGRNLPNDRWQQSTAEGDEVTAIVDMVEAGIHEGALGIGVPNGYAPGSGVKEMVALCEMAGAHGAPTFTHVAFTAVHDPRSAIEAYIRIIGYAAATGAHMHICHLNSSSGTDILQAVEILKRAQAAGLPITTEAYPYGISSTTITAAFLTDPQYMRRNPKGYSSIMNLEGKRFGTQEALIAERQRDPRQFILTEYLDVDENPDHSAMMDASVLYPGGLIASDAMPWIAPDGTFYDGDAWPLPRDLSAHPRSSGTFTRFLRIWARERGAVDWPEAIAKCALYPAQLLEKMTPDGHLKGRLQVGKCADIVVFDPATITDGATFTDMTRPASGVKTLLVNGVSLIRDGALDVDAAPGRPVRGKVSA
- a CDS encoding CobW family GTP-binding protein; the encoded protein is MAPTPVIVVTGFLGAGKTTLINSLLRGDHGLRIAAIVNDFGAINIDAEILGDAADEVLGLKNGCICCALQGDFLRGLRLMLAQDPAPDLIIVEASGVAEPQGIVEVVQDPMLWGAVSLDLVLGVVDGAAPAQMHDPLWQAQVAQSDLLVVTKADLAVDDMREKLALMARLPVLDARDPLPFDLLLAQPRRAKVPQPKSDHGARFTALEWAAEHPIDRAAFMEILTRTAPQLLRAKGILHFTDRPDRALLLQLAGPRASLTPFSAPTAGCQLVMIGDADSFDREAAKATLDRALRGTYSKLI